One genomic window of Thermococcus sp. CX2 includes the following:
- a CDS encoding TCP-1/cpn60 chaperonin family protein: VVILPEGTQRYVGRDAQRLNILAARIVAETIRTTLGPKGMDKMLVDSLGDVVITNDGATILDRIDLQHPAAKM; encoded by the coding sequence CGGTTGTTATTCTGCCCGAGGGAACCCAGAGGTACGTTGGAAGGGACGCCCAGAGGCTCAACATTCTGGCCGCTAGGATAGTCGCCGAGACCATCAGGACCACCCTCGGTCCGAAGGGTATGGACAAAATGCTTGTTGACAGCCTTGGAGATGTTGTTATTACCAACGATGGAGCCACCATTCTCGACAGGATTGACCTCCAGCACCCTGCTGCTAAGATGA